A portion of the Microcoleus sp. FACHB-831 genome contains these proteins:
- a CDS encoding phosphoketolase, whose product MTIFPSKTKVSDVENGKSAPLSPEELRQINAYWRACNYLAIGMIYLRDNPLLKEPLKPEHVKHRLLGHWGTSPGLSFIYVHLNRLIKKYDLDVIYMAGPGHGAPGILGPAYLEGTYSEVYPDKSEDEEGLLKFFKQFSFPGGIGSHCTPETPGSIHEGGELGYSLSHAYGAAFDNPDLIVTAVVGDGEAETGPLATAWHSNKFINPIRDGAVLPVLHLNGYKIANPTILSRISHEEIEDLFKGYGYTPYFVEGDDPTQVHQVMAATLEKIVLEIKKIQTEARTSGVARRPRWPMIILRTPKGWTAPAEIDGHKVEGFWRSHQVPMADVTTNPAHLEILENWMKSYKPEELFDEHGSLIPELKKLAPTGHRRISANPVANGGLLRKPLRLPDFRNYAVEVAKPGAVEAENTKPLGNFLRDIMRNNMTNFRIFGPDETASNRLNAVYEVSKKVWLADILPEDADGSELSTDGRVMEMLSEHTLLGWLEGYLLSGRHGFFHTYEAFAHVIDSMFNQHAKWLEISKNEVPWRSPISSENILLSSTVWRQDHNGFSHQDPGFIDLVTNKSAEVTRIYLPPDANCLLSVADHCLRSTNYVNVIVADKQKHLLFLNIEQAIAHCTKGIGIWEWASNDHHGQEPDLPDVVMASCGDVVTMEALAATAILRDEFPDLKVRFINVVDLYKLQPDTEHPHGLSDWDFDSLFTTDKPVIFNFHGYPWLIHKLAYRRTNHENIHVRGYKEKGNINTPLELAINNQVDRFNLVIDVIDRVPKLGSAAVYVRERMKNEIIDNRNYAHAHGTDKPEIVHWKWPY is encoded by the coding sequence ATGACCATTTTTCCTTCTAAGACAAAGGTTTCAGATGTCGAAAACGGTAAATCTGCCCCACTTAGTCCTGAAGAACTACGTCAGATAAATGCTTACTGGCGTGCCTGCAACTATCTAGCTATAGGGATGATTTATTTACGTGACAATCCACTGCTAAAAGAACCCCTAAAGCCCGAACACGTTAAGCATCGCCTGTTAGGGCATTGGGGTACAAGTCCCGGTTTGAGCTTTATCTACGTCCATCTCAACCGTTTAATCAAGAAATATGACTTGGACGTGATTTACATGGCAGGCCCCGGTCATGGCGCTCCGGGCATCCTTGGGCCTGCATACTTAGAAGGAACCTATTCCGAGGTTTATCCTGATAAAAGCGAGGACGAGGAAGGTCTGCTCAAGTTTTTCAAGCAGTTCTCCTTTCCTGGTGGAATTGGCAGCCATTGCACGCCTGAAACTCCTGGCTCGATTCACGAAGGCGGTGAGTTAGGCTACAGCCTCTCCCACGCTTACGGGGCTGCTTTCGATAACCCGGATCTAATTGTGACAGCAGTTGTTGGTGACGGTGAAGCAGAAACAGGCCCTCTGGCAACAGCTTGGCACTCCAATAAATTTATCAATCCAATTCGGGATGGTGCCGTTTTGCCTGTCTTGCACCTGAACGGCTACAAGATTGCTAACCCAACCATCCTATCCCGCATTAGCCATGAGGAAATAGAGGACTTATTCAAGGGCTATGGCTACACGCCTTACTTTGTAGAAGGGGATGACCCAACGCAAGTACACCAGGTGATGGCAGCAACCCTAGAAAAAATTGTTCTGGAAATAAAAAAAATTCAAACTGAAGCCAGGACTTCGGGTGTTGCGAGGCGTCCTCGTTGGCCCATGATTATCCTCCGCACCCCCAAAGGATGGACTGCTCCAGCAGAGATAGACGGTCATAAAGTAGAGGGATTTTGGCGATCGCATCAGGTACCAATGGCAGATGTAACTACGAATCCTGCCCACCTGGAGATTCTAGAAAACTGGATGAAAAGCTACAAACCAGAGGAATTATTTGATGAGCATGGCAGTCTGATTCCGGAACTCAAAAAGCTGGCTCCTACTGGTCATCGTCGGATCAGTGCCAATCCCGTTGCTAACGGTGGACTTCTGCGTAAGCCATTGCGCCTACCCGACTTCCGCAACTATGCTGTTGAGGTAGCCAAGCCCGGTGCAGTTGAGGCTGAAAACACTAAGCCTCTAGGGAACTTCCTGCGAGATATCATGCGTAATAACATGACTAATTTCCGCATATTCGGGCCAGATGAAACCGCCTCCAATCGACTCAATGCTGTCTACGAAGTCAGCAAGAAGGTCTGGTTGGCAGATATCCTCCCTGAAGATGCAGATGGCAGTGAACTATCTACTGATGGGCGGGTGATGGAAATGCTCAGCGAACACACCCTGTTAGGCTGGCTGGAAGGCTATCTTTTATCTGGGCGGCATGGTTTCTTCCACACCTACGAAGCTTTTGCTCACGTTATTGATTCCATGTTCAACCAGCATGCCAAGTGGCTGGAAATAAGCAAAAATGAGGTTCCCTGGCGATCGCCGATTTCTTCAGAGAATATCTTGCTATCCTCTACTGTTTGGCGTCAAGACCACAACGGCTTTAGCCACCAAGATCCAGGCTTCATAGATTTGGTTACTAATAAGAGTGCTGAAGTTACCCGGATTTATCTGCCTCCCGACGCTAACTGTCTACTTTCTGTAGCCGATCATTGCCTGCGTAGCACCAACTACGTCAATGTCATCGTTGCAGATAAGCAAAAACACCTCCTGTTTCTCAACATAGAACAAGCGATCGCGCATTGCACCAAAGGCATCGGCATCTGGGAATGGGCAAGCAACGACCATCATGGGCAAGAACCCGATCTTCCTGATGTTGTTATGGCATCTTGCGGAGATGTTGTGACTATGGAAGCCTTAGCTGCAACTGCCATCTTAAGAGATGAGTTCCCCGATCTAAAGGTACGGTTTATTAATGTTGTTGACTTGTACAAGTTGCAACCAGATACAGAACATCCACATGGACTCTCAGACTGGGATTTCGATAGTCTTTTTACCACAGATAAGCCTGTTATTTTCAATTTTCACGGCTATCCTTGGCTGATTCACAAACTTGCTTACCGTCGCACTAACCATGAAAATATCCATGTGCGCGGCTACAAGGAAAAAGGCAACATTAACACACCACTTGAGTTAGCGATTAACAACCAAGTTGATCGGTTCAATCTGGTGATTGACGTGATTGACCGGGTTCCTAAGCTGGGTTCTGCTGCTGTCTATGTTAGAGAACGCATGAAGAACGAAATTATTGACAACCGGAATTATGCTCACGCTCACGGTACAGATAAGCCAGAAATTGTCCACTGGAAGTGGCCTTACTAA